In Bacteroidota bacterium, the sequence CACGCCGCGACGCCAATCCGGATGAGAACGGACTCTCGTTCATGTTTGTGGTCGATTCGGCACATGCGACACACGCTCGCTTGACGGAGGCAGGCGTGAGATTCATACACGATGCGCCGCAGGATCTTGGTCAGGGTAATTACTGGTTTCGCTTTTACGATCCTGCCGGCAATATCGTCGAGATTGTATCGACCTCGGAGGAGTGATCCATGCAGGGTGGCGAATGGTCACGAAATGATGACATTCGCGATTGCTGCGAAATGATTCGGCGCATTGAGTGCGTTAGAATCCTCGATGAGTACTTCTCTACTTCGAGGAACAGGCATACATGGCCCGCGATGGAACCGCACCACTACATTAGCGGTC encodes:
- a CDS encoding VOC family protein, translating into MIKDILGVTIYVDDFERVRDFYAHTLGLEQSSDAGLAEDGVSPNACFFRIADNSQAVYLEGGHTRRDANPDENGLSFMFVVDSAHATHARLTEAGVRFIHDAPQDLGQGNYWFRFYDPAGNIVEIVSTSEE